The following is a genomic window from Pseudomonas promysalinigenes.
CCGAGGCCAGGTGCACACGGCGGCCAGCCATACGGCCAACGATTTCTTCGTCGTCCACGGCGATTTCGACCACTGCGTCGATGTCGACACCTGCAGCGACCATGGCTTCGGCCTGCGGAATGGTACGTGGGAAGCCGTCGAACAGGCAGCCGTTGGCGCAATCCGGCTGGGCGATGCGCTCCTTGACCAGGCTGATGATCAGCTCATCGGACACCAGTTGGCCGGCATCCATGACTTTCTTCAGCTCCAGGCCCAGTGGGGTACCAGCCTTGACGGCGGCACGCAGCATGTCACCAGTGGAGATCTGTGGAATACCGAACTTTTCGGTGATGAACTTTGCCTGAGTACCTTTACCGGCCCCGGGAGCTCCCAGCAGAATTACACGCATCTCGTGCTCCTCAAATTTTTGTATGAATTTCAGTGGATTCGGCGACCAGGGCCAAGTCCGGAAAATCGGGTATGACCTATAAATCGGTCAGAAGGCTGCTCAAGATACACAGCGCCCGGCAGCCAGACAAGCGCCCGAAAGTTGCAACGACGCGTCATTCGGGGGCCTGTGGACGGGTGGTTGCGCCAGGCGCAACCACCTTTTCTGCACTGTGTTGGCCCATAAAGTGCTCGGGCGCACCGTTGTGGCCAACGGGCCTCAACCGGTATTGCGCAGCCCGGCGGCAATGCCGGCGACAGTCACCAGCAAGGCCTGCTCCAATGGGCTATCCAGAGCGGCTTCACGGCTACGCGAGCGGGCCAGCAACTCGGCCTGAAGGCGGTGCAGTGGGTCCAGATAGGTATTGCGCAGACGGATGAATTCCAGGGTCTCTGGGCTGTGGGCCAGTAGCACCGACTGGCCGGTAAGCCCCAATACCACCTGGCAGGACTGCGACAATAGGTCGCGCAGATGCGCACCTAAAGGCAACAGTTGCGGTTGCACTAGACGTTCGTCGTAGGCCTTGGCAATTTCCGCGTCGGCCTTGGCCAGCACCATCTCCAGCATGTCGATACGGGTGCGGAAAAATGGCCAGCGCTCACGCATTTGCCCCAGCAGCTCGCCTTGGCCGCGGGCCAAGGCATTGCCAAGCGCAGTCTCCCACCCAAGCCAGGCCGGCAGCATCAGCCGCGTTTGGGTCCAACCGAAGATCCACGGTATCGCCCGCAGGCTTTCGATGCCACCGGCGCGGCGTTTGGCCGGGCGACTGCCCAATGGCAGGCGGCCCAGTTCCTGTTCGGGGGTAGACTGGCGGAAGTACTCGACAAAGTCAGGGTGCTCACGCACTACACCGCGATAGGCCTTCACGCCATCGGCTGCCAGTTGGTCCATCAGCGCCCGCCAGGCCGGCTCAGGCGGCGGGGGCGGCAACAGGGTAGCTTCGAGCACGGCAGCCAGGTACAGGTTCAGGTTCTGCTCGGCAATACCCGGCAGACCGAACTTGAAACGGATCATCTCACCCTGCTCGGTGGTCCGGAAGCGCCCTGCGACCGAGCCAGGTGGCTGCGACAGAATCGCGGCATGGGCTGGGCCGCCGCCACGGCCGACAGTGCCCCCGCGGCCGTGGAACAGCAGCAACTCGACCTGATGCTCGCGGCAGATACGCACCAGGTTTTCCTGGGCGCGGTACTGGGCCCAGGCGGCCGCCGTGGTGCCTGCATCCTTGGCAGAGTCGGAGTAGCCGATCATCACTTCCTGCGGCCCGCGAAGGCTAGTGCGATAGCCCGGCAGACCGAGCAGGCGCTGCATCACAGGGCCGGCGTTATCCAGGTCGGCCAAGGTCTCGAACAGAGGCACCACACGCATCGGCCGCGTCAGGCCAGCTTCTTTGAGCAGTAATTGCACAACCAGCACATCGGAGGCCGCGCCGGCCATGGAAATGACGTAGGAGCCCAAAGAAGCACCTGGCGCAGCCGCGATTTCACGGCAAGTGGCAAGGACTTCGGCGGTTTCGGCCTGGGGCTTGAAATGCGCTGGCAGCAGTGGCCTGCGGTTTTTCAGTTCGGCTTGCAGGAATTCGATACGACGCTCTTCGTCCCACTCGGCGTAACTGCCTAAACCCAGGTAATCGGTGATTTCGGCCATCGCGTCCCGGTGCCGGGCTGCATCTTGGCGCACATCCAGACGACCAAGGAACAGGCCGAAGGTCACCGCCCGGCGCAGGCTGTCGAGCAGCGGGCCATCGGCGATCACGCCCATGCCGCATGCATGCAGTGACTGATAGCACAGCTCAAGGGGTGCAATCAGGTCGCGATTGTCCACCAGCACGTCGGCGCTGGGCGGCTGGCTGCTGCTGAGCGCAGTGTGGGCCCAGGCTCGGGTCGCGCGCAGGCGATCGCGTAATTGCTTGAGCACCGCCCGGTATGGCTCGGCGCTTTCACCCACCCGAGCTTGCAAGGCGGGGCTTGCTTGCTGCATGGACAGCTCCGCCGCCAGCGCGTCGACGTCGCGCAGGAACAGGTCTGCGGCCATCCAACGCGCCAGCAACAACACTTCCCGGGTGACGGCGGCGGTGACATTGGGGTTGCCATCGCGGTCACCGCCCATCCAGGAGGCGAAACGAATGGGTGCCGCCTCCAGCGGCAGCTGCAGGCCGGTGGCCTCGAACAGCGCTTTGTCGACCTTGCGCAAGTGATTGGGAATGGCCTGCCAGAGCGAATGCTCAATGACTGCGAAGCCCCATTTGGCCTCGTCCACTGGAGTTGGCCGCGTACGGCGGATCTCCTCGGTGTGCCAGGCCTCGGCAATCAGCCGGCGCAGGCGCTCACGCACCTGCTGGCGCTCGGCCGGCGTCAGGTCGCGATGGT
Proteins encoded in this region:
- the ppc gene encoding phosphoenolpyruvate carboxylase, whose translation is MTDIDVRLREDVHVLGELLGDTIRQQHGEAFLQKIEDIRHSAKADRRGPGEQLSSTLADLAEEDLLPVARAFNQFLNLANMAEQYQLIRRRDAGQPEPFEARVLPELLTRLKQAGHKDDALARQLAKLDIQLVLTAHPTEVARRTLIQKYDAIAAQLAAQDHRDLTPAERQQVRERLRRLIAEAWHTEEIRRTRPTPVDEAKWGFAVIEHSLWQAIPNHLRKVDKALFEATGLQLPLEAAPIRFASWMGGDRDGNPNVTAAVTREVLLLARWMAADLFLRDVDALAAELSMQQASPALQARVGESAEPYRAVLKQLRDRLRATRAWAHTALSSSQPPSADVLVDNRDLIAPLELCYQSLHACGMGVIADGPLLDSLRRAVTFGLFLGRLDVRQDAARHRDAMAEITDYLGLGSYAEWDEERRIEFLQAELKNRRPLLPAHFKPQAETAEVLATCREIAAAPGASLGSYVISMAGAASDVLVVQLLLKEAGLTRPMRVVPLFETLADLDNAGPVMQRLLGLPGYRTSLRGPQEVMIGYSDSAKDAGTTAAAWAQYRAQENLVRICREHQVELLLFHGRGGTVGRGGGPAHAAILSQPPGSVAGRFRTTEQGEMIRFKFGLPGIAEQNLNLYLAAVLEATLLPPPPPEPAWRALMDQLAADGVKAYRGVVREHPDFVEYFRQSTPEQELGRLPLGSRPAKRRAGGIESLRAIPWIFGWTQTRLMLPAWLGWETALGNALARGQGELLGQMRERWPFFRTRIDMLEMVLAKADAEIAKAYDERLVQPQLLPLGAHLRDLLSQSCQVVLGLTGQSVLLAHSPETLEFIRLRNTYLDPLHRLQAELLARSRSREAALDSPLEQALLVTVAGIAAGLRNTG
- the adk gene encoding adenylate kinase translates to MRVILLGAPGAGKGTQAKFITEKFGIPQISTGDMLRAAVKAGTPLGLELKKVMDAGQLVSDELIISLVKERIAQPDCANGCLFDGFPRTIPQAEAMVAAGVDIDAVVEIAVDDEEIVGRMAGRRVHLASGRTYHIQYNPPKVEGKDDVTGEDLIQRDDDKEETVRHRLSVYHSQTKPLVDFYQKLSAANDGKPKYSHIEGVGSVEAITAKVLAALS